One window of the Salminus brasiliensis chromosome 1, fSalBra1.hap2, whole genome shotgun sequence genome contains the following:
- the micu2 gene encoding calcium uptake protein 2, mitochondrial: MATWGRFALSLRNFLRRSWSVRNIRIYPVVGGGLVGCLVAGGLIRSQGEPRWRFLPRAVCSEQAKDEVAPVPLVSMRRLRFNQFASVIYEQELYMTPRDFLYSIMLDDVERKSKKKHLTKSEVEKMLTVASKAKAGSNLFRGIGDSGLISYTEYLFLLTILTKPQTGFDIAFKMLDIDGNEHVDKKEFEKLKMIIGQRKVSKDAAETVAAEDSDEPSTTLQAFFFGRKGQNKLQYKEFHRFMEDLQAEVQEMEFLQFSKGMDTMRREDFAEWLLYYTNEEDNDAYLENMRKRIPTGESITFEEFKAFCLFANNLEDFALSMKMIAEANKPIGMAQFERAVKITTGQELSENVLDTVFKIFDLDGDNCLSHKEFIAVMKDRVLRGLRVRSNQGVSGFWKCVKKETLKGAQEALSRSGSPF, encoded by the exons ATGGCGACGTGGGGCAGGTTCGCTCTGAGTTTGCGAAACTTTCTCAGGCGGTCGTGGTCCGTCAGGAATATTAGGATATACCCCGTTGTGGGAGGGGGGCTTGTGGGCTGTCTGGTCGCCGGTGGTCTTATTCGGTCTCAAGGCGAGCCGCGCTGGAGGTTCTTACCCCGAGCTGTGTGCTCCGAACAGGCAaag GATGAAGTGGCTCCAGTCCCTCTGGTCTCTATGCGGCGTTTGCGTTTTAACCAGTTTGCCTCCGTGATTTATGAGCAGGAGCTCTACATGACACCCAGAGACTTCCTCTACTCCATCATGCTGGACGACGTGGAAC GTAAATCTAAGAAGAAGCATCTGACCAAATCG GAAGTGGAGAAGATGCTGACTGTGGCTTCTAAAGCAAAGGCAGGAAGCAACCTATTCAGAGGAATTGGAGACAGTG GACTGATCTCATACACTGAGTACCTGTTCCTCCTCACCATTCTTACCA AGCCACAGACGGGCTTCGACATTGCTTTTAAAATGCTTGACATTGATGGAAACGAGCATGTGGACAAAAAGGAGTTTGAGAAG CTGAAGATGATCATCGGACAAAGGAAAGTTTCGAAAGATGCTGCAGAG ACTGTAGCCGCAGAGGACAGCGATGAGCCCAGCACCACACTCCAGGCCTTCTTCTTTGGCCGTAAAGGCCAAAACAAACTTCAGTACAAAGAGTTCCACAG GTTTATGGAGGATCTGCAGGCAGAAGTGCAGGAGATGGAGTTCCTGCAGTTCTCTAAGGGAATGGACACCATGAGGAGAGAAGACTTTGCAGAGTGGCTGCTGTACTACACTAACGAAGAAGACAACGATGCATATTTGGAAAACATGAGGAAAAGAATACCCACAGGAGAG AGTATCACCTTTGAGGAGTTTAAAGCCTTCTGTCTCTTTGCCAATAACCTGGAGGACTTCGCCTTATCTATGAAGATGATTGCTGAAGCTAACAAGCCAATTGGAATGG CTCAGTTTGAGAGGGCTGTGAAGATCACCACAGGCCAAGAACTCTCTGAAAACGTTTTGGACACTGTATTCAAAATCTTCGACCTGGACGGAGACAACTGTCTGAGCCATAAAGAGTTCATCGCTGTGATGAAAGACAGAGTTCTGCGGGGTTTGAGG gttcgATCCAACCAGGGTGTTTCTGGTTTCTGGAAGTGTGTGAAGAAAGAGACACTGAAAGGAGCTCAGGAGGCGCTTAGCCGCAGTGGCAGCCCCTTCTGA
- the LOC140552125 gene encoding major histocompatibility complex class I-related gene protein-like encodes MKLLFLLLLWVSNTAAEIYIYCVKYTAAAGIAGLPEFTATSFLHEKQLDYYDSKDHTLLPRQEWAKRALGESYWQRTTQLRFSESVQLQKQLSSAMESSGHREGVHTFQRMYGCLWDEGTDHSEGFDVYGYDGENFLSLDLNSRSFTALIPQAKSMAQKWNQNKTQLESLRLYYTLGCGAWVKTFFFKSHGQDQHWGLQIDLFSLSLCSVLPGITHYLKRSFPQAVMCHAEQLSSKTVQMSWQRNEKDFDLDDFVIIGDTLPNGDGSFQKTIYLFVWFEDLIKNQYKCTLEYRSLTGQSLLKISQDTVLQFNYGTRSHHRANHSKWGNYDEDDHNGEDFDEDEDYEEDYDEEDYDDHVWQRPHLHRKKF; translated from the exons ATGAAGctgctcttcctcctcctgctctggGTGTCTAATACAGCAGCag AAATCTACATTTACTGTGTCAAATACACTGCAGCTGCTGGAATAGCAGGTCTACCTGAGTTCACAGCTACGTCCTTTCTTCACGAAAAGCAGCTCGATTACTACGACAGTAAAGACCACACTCTCCTTCCCAGACAGGAGTGGGCTAAGAGGGCACTGGGCGAGTCCTACTGGCAGAGAACCACGCAGCTGCGCTTTTCAGAGTCTGTTCAGTTACAGAAACAGCTCAGTTCTGCGATGGAGAGTTCTGGGCACAGAGAAG GTGTGCACACATTTCAGAGGATGTACGGCTGCCTGTGGGATGAAGGCACTGATCACTCTGAAGGCTTTGATGTGTATGGATATGATGGAGAGAACTTCCTCTCTCTGGACTTGAATAGCAGGAGCTTTACAGCTTTGATACCACAGGCAAAGTCCATGGCACAGAAGTGGAACCAGAACAAAACACAGCTCGAGAGCCTTCGGCTCTACTACACACTAGGGTGTGGGGCCTGGGTgaagactttcttttttaagaGCCACGGGCAAGATCAACATTGGGGATTGCAAATTG accttttctctctttctctctgttcagTTCTTCCAGGAATAACCCATTACCTGAAGAGGAGTTTCCCTCAAGCAGTCATGTGTCACGCAGAACAGCTGTCCTCCAAAACAGTCCAGATGTCATGGCAGAGAAATGAAAAAGACTTTGACCTTGATGACTTTGTGATTATCGGAGACACTCTGCCCAATGGGGACGGATCCTTCCAGAAGACAATCTACCTCTTTGTGTGGTTTGAGGATCTGATAAAGAACCAGTACAAATGCACACTGGAATACAGGAGCTTGACTGGACAGTCCCTTCTAAAGATTTCACAGGACACTGTACTGCAATTCAACTACG gaACCCGGTCTCACCACCGTGCCAATCATTCTAAATGGGGTAACTATGATGAGGATGATCATAATGGCGAAGATTTCGATGAGGATGAGGATTACGAGGAAGACTACGATGAGGAAGACTATGATGACCATGTCTGGCAGCGTCCCCACTTGCATAG AAAGAAGTTCTGA
- the LOC140552133 gene encoding major histocompatibility complex class I-related gene protein-like codes for MSMPRTLVLVGVLFMSIFSASSEVHVHQAIFIYGVGTTKIPKNMSSTFADGLQISHYDSNSGTFNSSWEWMRESMKTCWEEYKHLCLSENARLKYEFDSALEHFRRKEDVHIFQWISYCTWDDESGDFEGYEEYGCNGDDFILLDVKKRRYIAHTPEAAPITDLWNKKKAWIDSRIQYYTSACADCVKMSVAKLHATVRPEVYLWQKNSSSPVGCLATGFYSRAVKIMWQRNGEDVHGDEGEILCNGDGTFQKRSFLRVKPEEWRKNRYSCVVQHQNWKDKIIKNVTEVELKNEPKPSVLHDPKRTHSWAVISFISFLFTVFYCIHEVCSWADLARTML; via the exons ATGAGCATGCCAAGAACCCTGGTGCTCGTCGGAGTACTTTTTATGAGTATTTTTTCTGCATCGTCAG AAGTCCACGTTCATCAAGCCATATTCATTTATGGAGTTGGAACAACAAAGATCCCTAAAAATATGTCTTCAACGTTTGCTGATGGACTGCAAATTTCTCACTATGACAGTAATAGCGGGACTTTCAACAGCTCCTGGGAGTGGATGAGAGAATCCATGAAAACATGTTGGGAGGAGTACAAACACCTCTGTTTATCAGAGAATGCAAGACTTAAATATGAGTTCGACTCTGCACTGGAGCACTTTAGAAGAAAGGAAG atgTGCATATATTTCAGTGGATATCTTACTGTACATGGGATGATGAAAGTGGTGATTTCGAAGGGTACGAAGAGTATGGATGCAATGGAGATGACTTCATTTTACTAGATGTAAAGAAAAGGAGATACATCGCTCACACACCAGAGGCAGCCCCCATCACAGACCTGTGGAACAAAAAGAAGGCCTGGATTGACTCTAGAATACAGTACTACACCTCGGCTTGTGCTGATTGTGTAAAGATGTCTGTCGCAAAACTGCATGCAACAG TTCGTCCTGAGGTCTATCTGTGGCAGAAGAATTCCTCCTCTCCAGTAGGGTGCCTTGCTACGGGCTTCTACTCAAGAGCAGTGAAAATTATGTGGCAGAGGAACGGAGAGGACGTTCATGGTGACGAAGGAGAGATTTTATGTAATGGTGATGGAACTTTTCAGAAGAGGAGCTTCCTCAGAGTGAAGCCTGAAGAGTGGAGGAAGAACCGGTACAGCTGTGTGGTCCAGCATCAAAACTGGAAAGACAAGATCATCAAAAACGTAACTGAAGTGGAGCTCAAGAATG aaccAAAACCTTCTGTCCTCCATGACCCGAAAAGGACACATTCATGGGCCGTCATCTCCTTCATCTCctttttatttacagtattttattgtattcatgaggtctgctcttgggcGGATCTTGCTAGGACCATGctctga